The proteins below come from a single Papaver somniferum cultivar HN1 chromosome 11, ASM357369v1, whole genome shotgun sequence genomic window:
- the LOC113324066 gene encoding zinc finger BED domain-containing protein RICESLEEPER 2-like: protein MVDPLDGSTTVDCASAPVSGEKEHKLRSDVWEYFDLIKYKDGSKKGVCKACKVGYKYDSQKGGTSSMKRHKCRERHSQDIGQMILSAKNGQLSSRLRKIDQMKFRDLISELLIARNVPLALVEWKEFRDICAYLNEDAKPISRNTGKADIVKKHNAQKEVIRNILKLAPGRMCLTSDMWTSVTTTGYISLTVHFVNQNWELKKYLLNFCELPPPHTGENLSAKLFAMIEDWGIEEKVSNITLDNAANNGACARIMQSRLVAKKILFNKGKYFHIDPVVLKLRNSVKSLKKSQVRKQKFLDIVDTLGMSAVRRGVRQDVKTRWNSTYLMLDSCLVYRSVFAHLKEVDSDYTDCPTDEEWDQIEVVTKFLKTFYDLTTLFSGNTMDRVDPDTEKARTMIIDIVLLIHPVLASTSSKFEIAPSALMIG from the exons atggtAGATCCTTTGGATGGCTCTACAACTGTTGATTGTGCATCTGCACCAGTTTCAGGTGAAAAGGAACATAAACTTAGATCTGATGTTTGGGAATATTTTGATCTCATTAAATATAAAGATGGATCAAAGAAGGGAGTGTGCAAGGCTTGTAAAGTGGGATATAAATATGATAGCCAGAAAGGTGGAACCTCATCTATGAAAAGGCATAAGTGCCGTGAGCGTCATTCTCAGGACATAGGGCAAATGATTTTATCTGCAAAGAATGGCCAGTTGTCTTCCCGCTTACGCAAAATTGATCAGATGAAGTTTCGGGATCTTATTTCAGAATTACTCATTGCAAGAAATGTCCCATTGGCTTTGGTGGAGTGGAAAGAATTTAGGGACATATGTGCTTATCTAAATGAGGATGCTAAaccaatatcaaggaatactgggaAAGCCGATATCGTCAAAAAACATAATGcacaaaaagaagttattcgaaacatattgaaacttgctccag GTAGGATgtgtctaacatcagacatgtggaccTCTGTTACGACTACAGGGTATATAAGCTTAACTGTCCACTTTGTTAATCAAAATTGGGAACTAAAGAAGTATCTACTGAATTTTTGTgaacttccaccacctcatacag GTGAAAACCTTTCTGCCAAGCTATttgcaatgatagaagattggggaattgaagaaAAAGTATCCAATATCACCTTGGATAATGCTGCAAATAACGGAGCTTGTGCTAGAATTATGCAGAgtagacttgttgcaaagaagatcCTGTTTAACAAGGGAAAATACTttcat attgatccaGTTGTGCTTAAGTTAAGAAATTCAGTGAAGTCGCTTAAAAAGtcccaagtaagaaaacaaaaattcttggacATTGTTGATACTTTAGGAATGTCTGCAGTAAGAAGGGGTGTTCGTCAAGATGTTAAGACAAG atggaattcaacttatcttatGTTAGACAGTTGTCTTGTGTATAGAAGTGTTTTCGCTCACTTGAAGGAGGTGGATTCAGACTATACAGACTGCCCAACTGACGAAGAATGGGATCAAATTGAAGTGGTCACAAAGTTTCTCAAGACGTTTTATGATCTCACAACTTTGttttctggta ATACTATGGATAGAGTTGATCCAGATACCgagaaggctagaaccatgattatcgacatagtgtTGCTCATCCATCCA